In one window of Lepus europaeus isolate LE1 chromosome 14, mLepTim1.pri, whole genome shotgun sequence DNA:
- the COMMD3 gene encoding COMM domain-containing protein 3 produces the protein MELSEYVQKGFQMLADPGSFDSNAFTLLLRAAFQSLLDAQADEAVLDHPDLKHIDPVVLKHCHAAAATYILEAGKHRVDKSTLSSYLEDCKFDRERIDLFCTEYQNNKNSLEILLGSISRSLPHITDVSWRLEYQIKTNQLHKMYRPAYLVTLNVENTDSGSYPEISFSCSMEQLQDLVGKLKDASKSLERATQL, from the exons ATGGAGCTCTCGGAGTATGTGCAGAAAGGCTTCCAGATGCTGGCGGATCCCGGCTCCTTCGACTCCAACGCCTTCACGCTTCTCCTCCGGGCGGCGTTCCAGAGCCTGCTGGACGCCCAGGCGGACGAGGCCGTGTTAG ATCACCCAGATTTGAAACATATTGACCCAGTGGTTCTAAAACATTGTCATGCAGCAGCTGCAACTTACATACTGGAGGCAGGAAAGCACCGAGTTGACAAATCAACTCTGAG CTCTTACCTAGAAGACTGTAAATTTGACAGAGAGCGAATAGACCTGTTTTGCACGGAATATCAG aATAATAAGAATTCCCTAGAAATCCTACTGGGAAG CATAAGTAGATCTCTCCCTCATATAACTGATGTTTCTTGGCGCTTGGAATATCAGATAAAG accaATCAGCTTCATAAGATGTACAGACCTGCATATTTGGTGACTTTAAATGTAGAG aACACTGATTCCGGGTCCTACCCAGAGATTAGTTTTAGTTGCAGCATGGAACAGTTACAG GATTTGGTGGGGAAACTTAAAGATGCTTCGAAAAGCCTGGAACGAGCAACTCAGTTATAA
- the BMI1 gene encoding polycomb complex protein BMI-1 isoform X1 — translation MHRTTRIKITELNPHLMCVLCGGYFIDATTIIECLHSFCKTCIVRYLETSKYCPICDVQVHKTRPLLNIRSDKTLQDIVYKLVPGLFKNEMKRRRDFYAAHPSADAANGSNEDRGEVADEDKRIITDDEIISLSIEFFDQNRLDRKVSKDKEKSKEEVNDKRYLRCPAAMTVMHLRKFLRSKMDIPNTFQIDVMYEEEPLKDYYTLMDIAYIYTWRRNGPLPLKYRVRPTCKRMKISHQRDGLTNAGELESDSGSDKANSPAGGIPSTSSCLPSPTTPVQSPHPQFPHISSTMNGTSNSPSGNHQSSFANRPRKSSVNGSSATSSG, via the exons ATGCATCGAACAACCAGAATCAAGATCACTGAGCTAAATCCCCACCTAATGTGTGTGCTTTGTGGAGGATACTTCATTGATGCCACCACCATAATAGAATGTCTACATTCCT TCTGTAAAACATGTATTGTGCGTTACCTGGAGACCAGCAAGTATTGTCCTATCTGTGATGTTCAAGTTCACAAAACCAGACCACTACTGAATATAAG GTCAGATAAAACTCTTCAAGATATCGTATACAAATTAGTTCCAGGGCTTTTCAAAA ATGAAATGAAGAGAAGAAGGGATTTTTATGCAGCTCATCCTTCAGCTGATG CTGCCAATGGCTCTAATGAAGATAGAGGAGAAGTTGCAGATGAAGATAAGAGAATTATAACTGATGATGAAATAATAAGTTTATCCATTGAATTCTTTGACCAGAACAG aTTGGATCGGAAAGTaagcaaagacaaagagaaatctaaGGAGGAG GTGAATGATAAAAGATATTTACGATGCCCAGCAGCGATGACTGTGATGCACTTAAGAAAGTTTCTCAGAAGTAAAATGGACATACCTAACACTTTCCAG ATTGATGTCATGTATGAAGAGGAGCCCTTGAAGGATTACTATACACTAATGGATATTGCCTACATTTATACCTGGAGAAGG AATGGTCCACTtcctttgaaatacagagttcGACCTACTTGTAAGAGGATGAAGATCAGTCATCAGAGAGATGGACTGACAAATGCTGGAGAACTGGAAAGTGACTCTGGGAGTGACAAGGCCAACAGCCCAGCAGGAGGTATTCCCTCCACCTCTTCTTGTTTGCCTAGCCCCACTACTCCAGTGCAGTCTCCTCATCCACAGTTTCCTCACATTTCTAGTACTATGAATGGAACCAGCAACAGCCCCAGCGGTAACCACCAATCTTCCTTTGCCAATAGACCTCGAAAATCATCAGTAAATGGGTCATCAGCAACTTCATCTGGTTGA
- the BMI1 gene encoding polycomb complex protein BMI-1 isoform X2: MHRTTRIKITELNPHLMCVLCGGYFIDATTIIECLHSFCKTCIVRYLETSKYCPICDVQVHKTRPLLNIRSDKTLQDIVYKLVPGLFKNEMKRRRDFYAAHPSADAANGSNEDRGEVADEDKRIITDDEIISLSIEFFDQNRLDRKVSKDKEKSKEEVNDKRYLRCPAAMTVMHLRKFLRSKMDIPNTFQIDVMYEEEPLKDYYTLMDIAYIYTWRRNGPLPLKYRVRPTCKRMKISHQRDGLTNAGELESDSGSDKANSPAGVL; this comes from the exons ATGCATCGAACAACCAGAATCAAGATCACTGAGCTAAATCCCCACCTAATGTGTGTGCTTTGTGGAGGATACTTCATTGATGCCACCACCATAATAGAATGTCTACATTCCT TCTGTAAAACATGTATTGTGCGTTACCTGGAGACCAGCAAGTATTGTCCTATCTGTGATGTTCAAGTTCACAAAACCAGACCACTACTGAATATAAG GTCAGATAAAACTCTTCAAGATATCGTATACAAATTAGTTCCAGGGCTTTTCAAAA ATGAAATGAAGAGAAGAAGGGATTTTTATGCAGCTCATCCTTCAGCTGATG CTGCCAATGGCTCTAATGAAGATAGAGGAGAAGTTGCAGATGAAGATAAGAGAATTATAACTGATGATGAAATAATAAGTTTATCCATTGAATTCTTTGACCAGAACAG aTTGGATCGGAAAGTaagcaaagacaaagagaaatctaaGGAGGAG GTGAATGATAAAAGATATTTACGATGCCCAGCAGCGATGACTGTGATGCACTTAAGAAAGTTTCTCAGAAGTAAAATGGACATACCTAACACTTTCCAG ATTGATGTCATGTATGAAGAGGAGCCCTTGAAGGATTACTATACACTAATGGATATTGCCTACATTTATACCTGGAGAAGG AATGGTCCACTtcctttgaaatacagagttcGACCTACTTGTAAGAGGATGAAGATCAGTCATCAGAGAGATGGACTGACAAATGCTGGAGAACTGGAAAGTGACTCTGGGAGTGACAAGGCCAACAGCCCAGCAGGAG TACTATGA